A single genomic interval of Candidatus Methylomirabilota bacterium harbors:
- a CDS encoding ABC transporter ATP-binding protein gives MIEVRDLQTHLVTRWGTIKAVDGVSFSVAEGETLGLVGESGSGKSMTCLTMMRLVPRPAARIVGGSVRLDGDELLAMSDREMQRIRGRKIAMILQDPMSSLNPVFSIGMQVREPVVLYHGLRGRALAERAAELLASVRIPSPATRLRAFPHQLSGGMRQRVVGAMAIAAPPRLLIADEPTTSLDLTIQAQYLALLEELQEKHRLAMIFITHNLGIVSRICDRVAVMYAGRIVEMGPVRQIFTAPAHPYTQALLESIPRLGATTDRLTAIEGQPPDLARLPPGCAFAPRCPHVMERCRAEAPPEFAVGAGQVSRCWLHGAA, from the coding sequence GTGATCGAGGTTCGAGATCTTCAGACGCATCTGGTGACTCGGTGGGGCACCATCAAAGCGGTCGACGGTGTCTCGTTCTCGGTGGCAGAAGGTGAGACCCTTGGCCTCGTCGGCGAGTCGGGCTCAGGCAAGAGCATGACCTGCCTGACCATGATGCGGCTCGTGCCGCGTCCCGCCGCGCGCATCGTGGGCGGATCGGTGCGGCTGGACGGCGACGAGCTCCTGGCCATGAGCGACCGCGAGATGCAGCGCATCCGCGGCCGCAAGATCGCCATGATCCTGCAGGACCCCATGAGCTCGCTCAACCCTGTCTTCTCCATCGGGATGCAGGTCCGCGAGCCCGTGGTGCTGTACCACGGGCTGCGCGGGCGGGCCCTCGCCGAGCGCGCCGCCGAGCTCCTCGCCTCCGTGCGTATCCCGTCCCCCGCGACGCGGCTTCGCGCCTTTCCCCACCAGCTTTCCGGCGGGATGCGCCAGCGTGTGGTCGGGGCCATGGCCATCGCCGCACCGCCGCGGCTGCTCATCGCCGATGAGCCGACAACCAGCCTCGACCTGACCATCCAGGCCCAGTATCTGGCCCTCCTCGAGGAGCTGCAGGAGAAGCACCGCCTGGCCATGATCTTCATCACGCACAACCTCGGCATCGTCTCGCGGATCTGCGACCGCGTGGCCGTGATGTACGCGGGCAGGATCGTCGAGATGGGGCCCGTGCGGCAGATCTTCACGGCGCCCGCCCATCCCTACACGCAGGCGCTCCTCGAGTCGATCCCGCGCCTCGGCGCCACCACCGACCGGCTCACCGCCATCGAGGGCCAGCCGCCCGATCTGGCCAGGCTCCCGCCCGGCTGCGCCTTCGCGCCGCGCTGCCCACACGTCATGGAGCGCTGCCGCGCCGAGGCGCCGCCCGAGTTCGCGGTGGGAGCGGGGCAGGTGAGCCGCTGCTGGCTGCATGGTGCGGCCTGA
- a CDS encoding ABC transporter permease, producing MIRFVLSRLFQSLVALAILSVVVFILARATGDPLHLILPMSASEEDYAEARRYLGLDRPYVEQYFSFVGKAVTGDFGMSLRARKPVSELIRERLPNSLRLATFAMAISLALAFPLGVMAAVKKGTGLDRTAQVIAVLGQSLPTFWLAIVLVEFVAGRLQWLPAGGIDGFTSYILPGFTLGWFVVAGMMRLLRSAMLEVLDSEYVKLARVKGVVEHRVVWLHALKNALIPVVTFAGIYFAILVTTAIVVETVFAWPGLGRLAYEGISSRDFPVIQAVVLTTAAIVAVVNLGVDCLYAVIDPRIRYAR from the coding sequence CTCGTGGCCCTCGCCATCCTGTCCGTCGTCGTCTTCATCCTGGCCAGGGCCACCGGCGATCCGCTCCACCTCATCCTTCCCATGTCGGCGAGCGAGGAGGACTACGCGGAGGCCCGCCGCTATCTCGGCCTCGACCGCCCCTACGTCGAGCAGTACTTTTCGTTCGTGGGCAAGGCCGTCACCGGGGACTTCGGGATGTCGCTGAGGGCGCGCAAGCCGGTGAGCGAGCTGATCCGGGAGCGGCTGCCCAACTCCCTTCGCCTCGCCACCTTCGCGATGGCCATCTCGCTCGCCCTCGCCTTCCCCCTGGGCGTGATGGCTGCGGTCAAGAAGGGGACCGGTCTCGACCGGACGGCGCAGGTGATCGCGGTGCTCGGCCAGTCGCTGCCCACCTTCTGGCTGGCCATCGTGCTCGTCGAGTTCGTGGCGGGGCGACTCCAGTGGCTGCCCGCGGGCGGCATCGACGGCTTCACCAGCTATATCCTGCCCGGCTTCACCCTCGGGTGGTTCGTGGTGGCGGGCATGATGCGGCTGCTCCGCTCCGCGATGCTCGAGGTGCTGGATTCGGAGTATGTCAAGCTTGCCCGCGTCAAGGGCGTGGTGGAGCACCGGGTGGTGTGGCTCCATGCGCTCAAGAATGCCCTCATCCCGGTCGTGACCTTTGCCGGCATCTATTTCGCCATCCTGGTCACCACGGCCATCGTGGTGGAGACGGTCTTTGCCTGGCCGGGTCTCGGGCGGCTCGCCTACGAGGGGATCAGCTCGCGCGACTTCCCGGTGATCCAGGCCGTGGTCCTGACCACCGCGGCCATCGTGGCCGTGGTGAACCTCGGCGTCGACTGCCTCTATGCCGTCATCGATCCCCGCATCCGCTATGCCCGCTGA
- a CDS encoding adenylate/guanylate cyclase domain-containing protein: MADRLERRLTTILAADVAEYSRLMRADEEATLSALAACRAIIDAFVAEHRGRIANTAGDSVLAEFPSVAEALSCALAIQPAIAKENEHLSPERRMRFRMGIHLGDIMIKDGDLFGDAVNIAARLQALAEPGGICVSATVREHVGTRVMAAFTDAGAQQVKNIDEPVRVFRVAPIGTAPSDAAPSVGVLTGPPLPDKPSVAVLPFANLSSDPEQEFFADGIAEDIITALSRYPSLFVIARNSCFTYRGRAVDVKQVGRELGVRYVLEGSLRKVGHRIRVTAQLVEAETGNHVWAERYDRDLADIFAVQDEITEAVTTAIAPAVADAEQQRAMRKPPGSLDAWAAYQRGLWHLSKANAKDNAQAEEFFQQAIDLDPTFAGGYKALALARNNAGAVYQTRSLQEAAASAEALARRAVALDGADAEARARLGMTLWMRADYEGALAEVQRALTISPNLAYAHGIRGSTLVFSGRPKEGLASLETCIRLDLRDPNLAARLNHLALGLYFCREYEAAIEAAKRAIRSYPNHPMAYRWLAAALGQVGRIEEAREALDKAMAIAPASFETYVRGQVPWFRPEDHAHWLEGLRKAGWQG, from the coding sequence ATGGCAGACCGGTTGGAGCGGCGACTGACCACGATTCTTGCCGCCGATGTTGCCGAATACAGCCGGCTGATGCGGGCGGATGAGGAGGCCACCCTCTCCGCCCTGGCCGCCTGCCGAGCAATCATCGACGCGTTCGTCGCCGAGCACCGCGGGCGGATCGCCAACACCGCGGGCGACTCCGTGCTCGCCGAGTTTCCGAGCGTGGCCGAAGCGCTCTCCTGCGCGCTCGCCATCCAGCCGGCCATCGCCAAAGAGAACGAACATCTGTCCCCCGAACGGCGGATGCGGTTCCGCATGGGCATCCATCTCGGCGACATCATGATCAAGGACGGCGACCTCTTCGGTGACGCCGTCAACATCGCGGCACGGCTGCAGGCTCTGGCCGAGCCCGGCGGCATCTGCGTCTCCGCGACCGTGCGCGAGCACGTGGGGACGCGGGTCATGGCGGCCTTTACCGATGCGGGAGCGCAGCAGGTCAAGAACATTGACGAGCCGGTGCGGGTCTTCCGCGTGGCCCCCATCGGCACGGCTCCGTCCGACGCGGCTCCGTCCGTCGGCGTGCTGACGGGGCCGCCGCTGCCCGACAAGCCGTCGGTGGCCGTGCTGCCGTTTGCGAATTTGAGCAGCGATCCTGAGCAAGAGTTTTTCGCCGATGGGATCGCCGAGGACATCATCACTGCGCTGTCGCGCTATCCCTCCCTCTTCGTCATCGCGCGCAATTCGTGCTTCACCTATCGGGGCCGCGCCGTCGACGTGAAGCAGGTGGGGCGCGAACTCGGCGTACGCTATGTGCTCGAAGGCAGCCTGCGCAAAGTCGGCCACCGCATCCGGGTCACCGCGCAATTGGTCGAGGCGGAAACCGGTAACCACGTCTGGGCCGAGCGCTACGATCGCGATCTCGCCGACATTTTCGCGGTGCAGGACGAGATCACGGAGGCGGTGACCACGGCGATTGCCCCCGCCGTCGCCGACGCCGAGCAGCAACGGGCCATGCGCAAGCCGCCGGGAAGCCTGGACGCCTGGGCCGCCTACCAGCGCGGCTTGTGGCACTTGAGCAAAGCCAACGCGAAAGACAACGCGCAGGCCGAGGAGTTCTTTCAGCAGGCCATCGATCTCGATCCGACCTTTGCCGGGGGCTACAAAGCGCTGGCCCTGGCTCGAAACAACGCGGGAGCCGTATACCAGACACGCAGTCTGCAGGAAGCCGCCGCGTCGGCGGAGGCATTGGCGCGACGGGCGGTGGCCCTCGACGGCGCCGATGCGGAGGCGCGAGCCCGCCTCGGGATGACCCTGTGGATGCGCGCCGACTATGAGGGCGCGCTGGCCGAGGTTCAGCGCGCGCTGACCATCAGTCCGAACCTGGCCTACGCACACGGAATCCGCGGCTCGACGCTGGTCTTTTCCGGACGGCCAAAGGAGGGGCTCGCGTCGCTCGAGACGTGCATCAGACTCGATCTCCGCGACCCAAACCTGGCCGCCCGCTTGAACCACCTCGCGCTGGGACTTTATTTCTGCCGCGAATACGAGGCGGCCATCGAGGCGGCGAAACGGGCGATCCGGTCATACCCAAATCATCCGATGGCCTATCGCTGGCTGGCCGCCGCGCTCGGTCAAGTCGGCCGGATCGAGGAAGCGCGGGAAGCACTGGACAAAGCCATGGCCATCGCGCCGGCCTCCTTCGAGACATATGTCCGCGGGCAGGTCCCGTGGTTTCGGCCGGAAGACCATGCTCACTGGCTGGAGGGCCTGCGCAAGGCAGGTTGGCAAGGCTGA
- a CDS encoding ABC transporter permease, with the protein MPAEPAGGALILADVETPSISESRVRKLPLIPLGIITVFVLLAILAPLVSPADPQSQSLRNRFKPPVWEEAGSWKYPLGTDRLGRDMLSRIIWGARVSLAAGVVTVLLASAFGAAVGLVAGYYGGRVDAALMRMTDATMSFPVILLALILAVTVGPSFTNVVVAIAVILWARYARVIRGQVLTLMHLDFIAQARIAGAGAWRIITRHLFPNTLNTLVVLVTLQIGYVIIVEASLSFLGAGIPPPTPAWGSMIAEGREFVTSAWWASMFPGLAILLVVLAFNLLGDWLRDTFDPKLRQL; encoded by the coding sequence ATGCCCGCTGAGCCCGCGGGCGGTGCCCTCATCCTTGCCGATGTGGAGACTCCGTCGATTTCCGAGTCCCGGGTCCGGAAGCTGCCTCTTATCCCGCTCGGCATCATCACCGTGTTCGTCTTGCTGGCCATTCTCGCCCCGCTGGTGAGCCCGGCCGATCCGCAGAGCCAATCGCTCCGGAACCGCTTCAAGCCCCCCGTGTGGGAAGAGGCGGGAAGCTGGAAATATCCACTGGGCACCGACCGGCTGGGGCGTGACATGCTCTCGCGCATCATCTGGGGCGCGCGGGTCTCGCTGGCCGCGGGAGTGGTCACCGTGCTTCTGGCCAGCGCCTTCGGCGCGGCGGTGGGGCTGGTGGCCGGCTACTACGGCGGCCGGGTGGACGCGGCGCTCATGCGGATGACCGACGCCACCATGTCCTTTCCCGTCATCCTGCTCGCCCTGATCCTGGCCGTGACGGTGGGCCCGAGCTTCACCAATGTGGTGGTGGCCATCGCCGTCATCCTCTGGGCTCGCTACGCGCGCGTGATCCGCGGTCAGGTGCTGACCCTGATGCACCTCGACTTCATCGCCCAGGCGCGCATCGCGGGCGCCGGAGCGTGGCGCATCATCACCCGGCACCTGTTTCCCAATACCCTCAATACCCTCGTGGTCCTGGTCACGCTCCAGATCGGCTACGTCATCATCGTCGAGGCGTCGCTGTCCTTCCTCGGCGCGGGCATCCCGCCGCCCACCCCCGCGTGGGGCTCCATGATTGCTGAAGGCCGCGAGTTCGTGACCAGCGCCTGGTGGGCGTCGATGTTCCCGGGGCTCGCCATCCTGCTCGTGGTGCTTGCCTTCAACCTGCTCGGCGACTGGCTGCGCGACACGTTCGATCCGAAGCTCCGCCAGCTCTGA
- a CDS encoding oligopeptide/dipeptide ABC transporter ATP-binding protein: MVRPEGAVTAGVPLLEASGLTKHFPVRHGPLGWSKGLVRAVDSISFTVEAGSTLGVVGESGCGKTTTSKLVLGLERPTSGTIRFEGEDVLATDAGVARRYRRSVQAVFQDPYASLDPRMRVGSIIAEPLVINERTGAGERRRRVQELLDVVGLPERAVDLFPHEFSGGQRQRIAIARALALSPKLIVLDEPVSALDVSIRAQILNLLRDLQKRLGISYLFIAHDLAAVAHMSHTIAVMYLGKIVEMGRATEVALEPKHPYTKALFAAALPIDFDRPPPEVVVSGEVPSPLNPPSGCRFHPRCPFVMPRCATEEPPLQPEEGRLVACHLYPLAGGTLPQQATTSKGG, encoded by the coding sequence ATGGTGCGGCCTGAGGGCGCCGTGACGGCCGGGGTGCCCCTGCTCGAGGCCTCGGGGCTCACCAAGCACTTCCCCGTGCGCCATGGACCGCTCGGCTGGTCGAAGGGCTTGGTGCGGGCCGTCGACTCCATCTCGTTCACCGTCGAGGCAGGCAGTACGCTCGGGGTGGTGGGCGAATCCGGCTGCGGCAAGACGACCACCTCCAAGCTCGTCCTCGGTCTCGAGCGGCCGACCAGCGGCACGATCCGCTTCGAGGGCGAGGATGTCCTGGCCACAGATGCCGGGGTGGCGCGCCGCTACCGTCGTTCGGTCCAGGCGGTGTTCCAGGATCCGTATGCCTCCCTCGATCCGCGCATGCGGGTCGGCTCCATCATCGCGGAGCCGCTCGTGATCAATGAGCGGACGGGAGCGGGGGAGCGTCGCCGCCGGGTGCAGGAGCTCCTGGACGTGGTCGGGCTCCCCGAGCGCGCGGTCGACCTCTTCCCGCACGAGTTCTCGGGCGGCCAGCGCCAGCGCATCGCCATCGCGCGGGCCCTGGCCCTTTCCCCGAAGCTGATCGTCCTCGACGAGCCGGTATCCGCGCTCGACGTGTCCATCCGCGCGCAGATCCTCAACCTGCTGCGCGACCTCCAGAAGCGCCTGGGCATCTCCTACCTCTTCATCGCCCACGACCTCGCCGCCGTCGCCCACATGAGCCATACCATCGCGGTGATGTACCTGGGCAAGATCGTGGAGATGGGCCGGGCCACAGAGGTCGCGCTCGAGCCGAAGCACCCCTACACGAAGGCCCTCTTTGCCGCGGCACTCCCCATCGACTTCGACCGGCCACCGCCTGAAGTCGTGGTCTCGGGCGAGGTGCCGAGTCCGCTCAATCCTCCGAGCGGCTGCCGATTTCACCCGCGCTGTCCCTTCGTCATGCCCCGGTGCGCGACCGAGGAGCCGCCCCTCCAGCCCGAGGAGGGCCGGCTCGTGGCCTGCCACCTCTATCCGCTCGCCGGTGGCACTCTCCCCCAGCAAGCGACGACAAGTAAGGGAGGATGA